TCAAAATGGTGCAGCGCTTCCCTGCCTCGCTGTTGAAATGTGCCTCTTGTGACTGAGGCTTGTCCTAGTGCTGCCGAGAGAGCCTgcgggctgctgctgtgtgctgcgTAATGGTGTTAATGTGCTGTGACTGATGGTGGCTTTGCACTCGTGAAGGACACAGCTGCTGGGCTTGCAGCACTCCTGTCGCAAGCGATGCCCGGGCCGTTCAGGCTGGCTGTGCTCTGGGGCAGGACCTGCTGGGTGGAGATCCAGGCCCCTTTCCCCGGGAACCCAAGAGGCAAGCGGTGCAcgggaagaggaggggaagcagTTTCCTGGGGGTATCCTGTCTCACAGGCTCCCTGCTGTGCCAGCCTGGCTGTGGCAGTCAGCACTGAGATGAAAATGAGGGCTGTgtttgtgctggctgctggaatTACACCGGGGCTTGGGTTACAGCGGGGCTGCCACGCTGGGCAGACCCCAGAGAAATTTGGAGGTTGTAATTTGTCTGCCACAAACGGGGGTTAAAGGACATGGTGTGTGTGCCCCGGCTGAGCCTCTGCTGCAACTGCTTCTGCTCCAGGCAGGTTCcttggggggagctgggggctgaaCGGTGTGGGAAATGGGCTTTTGAGCCCAAATGTTAAGCCTGTTCTTTCTCGTTCTTCCCAAGCATCACTGTGGTCACCTGGAACGTGGGCACAGCCATGCCCCCGAACGATGTGACATCGCTGCTGCATCTCAACACGGGCGAGACAAACGATGTAGACATGATCGCCATCGGGTGAGTGAGCCAAGTGCAGGGCCCCCGCCCCCAGCCTGGGTCCTGTCTGGGGAATTCCCCATACCCCGGGGGGCTTAGGAtggaagagctgcagctccagcctgccctGGAGCttagggagcagggagggacgGACATCGCAGGTGTGTGGTATCATGAAGAGTGAAGGAAGATTGGCTTCTAATAAAATGGGAGTACTAAGAAGAGCTGAAACCCTCAAGTCCTGGATAGCCTTGAACCCTTGAGCAGCCCATAGCCAGCCAGGCCGTGCAGAGCCTGGCCTTGGGAGGTGCCGTTCTTGCTGCCAAACCCTGGCAGTCCCTTGGTCAGGTTTGTAGAGGCATTTAAGTTGCCTGCCGGAGTCCACTGGGAGCATTTTCCTCGTTTCGGCTTTTGTCCGTGGGTATGCAGGCCTCgagggcacagctctgctgctttctcacAGCTGGATTGGCTCCGTGCCTCTGGCAACGCTGAACTGCTGGCAAGGCAGCTCCACGGCGGTGTGGTGAGGCTTTATTGGCGTGGCCAGCAGCGCGAGCTCTGCCATAGCCAAAGGGAAAACCAGACCCTCGGGGATCGCTCTGGAGCACGCGGATCCTTGCCAAGGCCGGggatgtgctgctttttttttttttacagcctcTGCCTTGGCAAGCTCCCTGTGCGTGTGAGGTGGAAgagctctgcctccagcagcttcacagctgctcctgcctgcctggaTGTGGGCAGGGGGGGCACGTGTGGTGCGAGGGGCTTGCTGGAAATGTCTTGGCCAGGGCAGGGTGCGCTGTACCGGGGAGCCCCTTCGCCTCTAGGGTGTCTGTGCCTGGCAGCCCCCCTTCCTCCAACCTGTGCCTTCATGCCTGGGGCACTTGGTATTTTTGGGCAAGGCGTTTCCCagtcctgctgctctctggggacgctctctttccttctgctcGCTAATTGCTGAGTGGGTAGGAGCGCTGTTAACCTTCTGTCGCTGCTGCTCTGAACTGGGAGGCTCGGCTGTGTCTGAATGCTCTGTGCTGAAGGAATTGTGTGATGTGACTTCTCTGTAGACATCGGTGCAGCTGGCGGGCCCCGCAAGCTCTTCTTGAACCTAAAGATAGGCTTTAGACTGCTGCCTAGCCTTATGAAGTTAAACTGCTCCTGATTAAAGGGCTAAGGGCCCTATGCCACTTGTGTACCACGCAGCCCAGTGTTGCTGGAGCAGGGGTATAGCCAGGTTGTGCTCTAAATCACTCCCCTGAAGCGTCCTTCTGACCCTGACCCCACTCCTCAGCGCTGTCCTTAGGCACCTCTCCCAAGGAGCATTCCCTGGATGGGATGCAGGCACcttcctggtgctgctgagcgACCTGCCTGGGGTCGGGCAGGCTCTGCAGAGGTCCCCATCTTTCttcccaggctgcaggaggtgaaCTGCAAGATAAACAAGCGCCTGAAGGACGCCCTGTTCACAGATCAGTGGAGCGAGCTGTTCATGGACGTCCTGAGCCCCTTCCACTTTGTGCTGGTAAGGAAAAACCCCAAGGGGCTGGGTTCTCTTCCCCTGGGGGAGGCAGGTTGAGCCATGCACAGGCAGAGCCATGCACAGAGAGGATTTGCAGTGGGAGAAGTGGCCAGAGGGGTGCACTGCAGCCCTGTGAGCAGCGTGGAAGGTGAGGGTGAGCGGGGCACCCCACCAGCATGCTGCCCAGCTTTTGTCACCACCTCCTCGCTTTCTGTCTGCCTTTGATGTCCCCTGTGGCATGCTGGGGACACATCTTGCTGCTTGCTTTTAACTCCTCGAGTTTCATTAGCTGTAAAACACTCCTGTATTTTTCAGGAGCAGATCCCAGGGCACTAGCACAGAGTACCTAAGACCTAGCATCGCTGGGCTTCTCAGTCAGTATTTAGGAGGGTGTACGTGGATCTCTGAACCAAAATGTGCTGTTGAGCCCCTGGAAGCGGGGCACGTATATATCGTGGCTGCCCCTGGTCTGCAGGTAGAGGAGGCTGTGCCTGCCTCCGGGCTGCAGCCACCATCCTGCTGCAATTCCCGTTCCAGGTCAGCACAGTGCGGATGCAAGGCGTGATCCTACTCGTGTTTGCCAAGTACTACCACCTCCCCTTCCTGCAGGACATCCAGACGGACTGCACCCGCACGGGGCTGGGCGGCTACTGGGTGAGTAGCGGTGAGGCTGGTGGCGGTGGTGCCTCGCTGAGGGCTCACGGCAGCTTTTTGGTGCAGGGCAACAAGGGTGGGGTGAGCGTCCGCCTCTCCATCTTCGGCCACATGGTCTGCTTCCTCAACTGCCACCTGCCAGCGCACCTGGAGAAGGCGGAGCAGCGCAAGGAGGACTTCGCCACCATCCTGCACATGCAGCAGTTTGAGGGACGTGCAGCCAGCGGCATCTTGGACCATGAGTGCGTACCCCGCTGCTTTTCTTGGAGCCTGAGCCAAGGCATCTGTATGCTAGCAAGGCGTGGAGGTTGGGTCTTGCATGCGGAGAGCTGGAAAATTGTCCCTTGGTGCAGTGAGAGCCAGCGCAGTGGCTTTGCTGTCTGCTTCTGGTGGCCCTGGCCCTGGTAGCCCActgccctcccaccccacagcctcGTCTTCTGGTTTGGGGACCTCAACTTTCGCATAGAGAGCCTCGACATCCGCTTCGTCAAGTACGCCATCGACAGCAACATGCTGAACCAGCTCTGGGAGAAGGACCAGGTGAGAGGGCCGggtgtgctgctgggctgcgaGCGCTCCTTGGCCCTCACCAGAGCTGCCTGTGTGGCTGTGGGACTGTACGTCCTCCTGCAGACACAGGGCCCTGTTTCTCCTTGCTGTGTGGGGACTGGTGGGCATCATAGTCTTAGGATATTTGTCACTGGAGCTGCACACACGTCAGTGTTTTCTTTACTGGAGCATTGGGAAGAAATGGGGATGTTGAGCCTGCAGACTTGCTGCACAGCACGGATGAACCCTGCGTGATGCTCAGCAGGGTGTTTGGGGGTGGCTGCGTGCTGTTATCCCGTAGGGTGTGGGGGTTATCGGGTTATAGGGTTTGGGCTGGGTTACTGGGGCCGCGTGTAGGTCtggctgggggtcctggtgtgCTCCCCGCCTGCTCTCTTCCCCTCAGCTGAACATTGCCAAAAGCACTTGGCCTGTCCTGACCGGCTTCCAGGAGGGACCCCTCAACTTCCCACCCACCTTCAAGTTCGATGTGGGCACCAACAAATATGACAGCAGGTAGGACAGCGGGGCAAGAGCAGGAGGCATGGCTGAGGGGTGAGGGGTAGGGGAGGCCATGCCGGGGCAGGcgtgggctgggctggggacatcAGGCTGGGGACACAGCTCTTGTGCTGGTGCCAGTGCAGgtctgtccctgcagctgcactgaGCTGTGCGCCACGATGAGCTGCGTCCCCTGCCCCCACGTGCTGTAGTGCCAGGGGGAGGCAGTTTGGGGTGGAgcccgctgcccccctgccAGGCAAGAGATGCCCCCCTCTGTGCCCTGCAGTGCCAAGAAGCGAAAACCAGCCTGGACTGACCGCATCCTCTGGAAGATCAAATCTCCCAGCGTCGGGCTCGGTGCAGGTGGATGCCAGCCCAGCCGGGGCATCCTGTCGGTGAGCCAGCTCTGCTACTGCAGCCACATGGAATACACGGTCAGCGACCACAAGCCGGTAGCCGCTATCTTTGCAGTGCAGGTGAGCGCCTGCCGGGGCCACTGGGCACGCGAGGCCCTGGATGCCCAGTTCTTGCGTGCGGCACGGGGTGGGGTGTGGATTTCTTGCCTTATTTTTGCAAGGCAGCTTCAGTCCTGTGGCTGGGGACGGGGTGGTTGCTGCTCTTGGTGTGTGTTGGAGGGTCCGGTGCCAGATGGGTGCcctgggcagcaggggcagctctCTGGCATATGGCCCTTGCCCACCATGTGCATGTTTATCAGTTTGCTTCCAAGGCAGACAAGCCTCCAGTGGAGATTTACGTGGCTGATGAGTGGAATAGGCCTGAGCAAGCAGTTGTCAAGTACAAGGTGGCTGCTGGCTTCCACCGGAGCTCCTGGGACTGGATAGGCCTCTACCGGGTAGGGGCTTGTGGCTGGAGAGGGTGGGGGGCATTTCACAGCACCAGAGGGTCCCCATCAGCTTGGCCTTAGCCTGTCCTCTCTGCTCTCCTATTCTGTGGATACCAGCAGGCTTTGACCCTGCTGCAGGAGTCATGGATCCAGAGgtttcatcctcctcctcctgctctgtggGTTTCTCATGGCCCAAAGCTGTTACTGGGGCtgagtgtgtgcatgtgcaagGCAGCTGTCGGTGCCCTTGTGCAAGGAGAGCAAATGCCAGGCAAGGGCTGAGGGTGCTGAGTTTGGCAGATGGCCCCCAGCTCACCTCTGTTCTCCCGTGGACATGCAGGTTGGGTTTCGGCATCCTAAAGACTACGTGTCCTACGTCTGGGCCAGGAGCGATGATGGAGAGCGCTTCATCGAGAAGCAGCTGTGTGCACAGGTGAGCGTCTCCAGGAGCCACGGCCAGCCCTGCAAGAtgctgggtgtgtgtgtgccctACGGCAAGGCACCAGCCCCCACATCAGTGGCTTCCCCTATTGCACGGAAGGCCCTTTTGCCCCACTGTGTGGGCATCAGGGCTCTCAGTTGGGTCTGGAGGTGGTGGGGGATACCCCTGTGCCCAGCCCCGGTGCCCATCAGCTTTCCTTGGCCTGCAGGTGCTGTTCTCAGAGGAGGCACTGCCCAAGGGGAAAGGCGAGTACATCCTCGGGTACTACAGCAACAACTCCAGCAGCATCGCAGGGGTGACGGAGCCCTTCCAGGTGAGCAGGGATGAGGGGTGAGGGTGGTGCTTGGCTGAACAGGGCGTGCTGCTGCGGCgtgccacagccagcagccctgaCGCAAGGCTGCAGATCTCCATGCCCAGGtcagaggagggcagcagccccacagacagCTCGGGCAGCAGCTCGGAAGAGGAGGATGACAGCACCCTTGTCCTGCTGGCCCCCAAAtcccgcagccccagcccaggcaAGATGAAACGGCACCGGAGCCGAAGCCCTAGCCTGGCCAAATTCCAGGGCCTCATCCTGCGGCCATCAAGCCGGGACAGGGGCACCAGTCGCAGCCCCTCACCCCAGAGCCGTCGAGGCCTCCCTGGGGACATCCCCACCATCCACCTGCCCCAGGAGGAGACAGGGCACCGCGGAGCCAAAGCCAAGGAAGCGGGGCAGGCAGCTGAAAGCCAGGAGGGCAGCTTGGGCTCCTTTTACCAGACTGTGCGGGAGCAGCGCGCCTCCCGCTGCATCTCTGCTGACAACGCCCTGGCCAGGGCCGACCCCAGGAACCTGggcctgctgcctgcactgcGCCTGGAGATGATCGACCAGGCTTTGGGCAAACAGAGGGAGAACGCAGAGCAGGGCCCTCCCTGCCGGAGGGTAAGCCCTACAAGCCCCCCAGGAGCTCCTTATGGCACCTCTGCGAAGGAAGGGAGCAGCCCCTGGGAGCGAGACAGCAGCCATAGATGTGCCACGGGCCACTAATGCAGCAACCCCTTCCCCCGTAGCGCGCTTGCTGTGTGCTTTCCTTTGCCACTTCCCTGCTGAGACGTCCCTCTCCCTTATTTATTGCGGTGACAGgcctctgccctcctgctgcctgcctgcccctgctccccgcggCCTGGAGCCGCTGCCCTCCCGGGGCTGcgaggggggcagaggggaggggaaggctggTCCAGGATGGGGTTGGCAGGGGAGTATTGGCCAAGGGAAGCCCCTGCGAGGTTCAAAGGTGCGAGTGTTGGGCTGtcaggcaggagggcaggccT
This genomic stretch from Anas acuta chromosome 17, bAnaAcu1.1, whole genome shotgun sequence harbors:
- the INPP5J gene encoding phosphatidylinositol 4,5-bisphosphate 5-phosphatase A, which produces MEPARRGSAELGSAALGPRPVSPRSPAPSAAAAAAASPALLVPDSTAPPASGPGGRGSGARRCSRPDAALEALSCGSPRSQPEGAQHGCGWPEERVPGRAAQPLSLDVGRAPADGAGVPQMFPLPTLLSPVERRPLSPGSGIPLARAAALSPVKPSQSPSWSSFPELSPVDRAAPGKALPAERREALPKAESSDHISAWAGSSPRALGLPKAVSSEFIATGHVGLSKPGTLAKAEPDEFTLFGRSGPSLGLPSASNSSDALLDCVGRATADGSFRITVVTWNVGTAMPPNDVTSLLHLNTGETNDVDMIAIGLQEVNCKINKRLKDALFTDQWSELFMDVLSPFHFVLVSTVRMQGVILLVFAKYYHLPFLQDIQTDCTRTGLGGYWGNKGGVSVRLSIFGHMVCFLNCHLPAHLEKAEQRKEDFATILHMQQFEGRAASGILDHDLVFWFGDLNFRIESLDIRFVKYAIDSNMLNQLWEKDQLNIAKSTWPVLTGFQEGPLNFPPTFKFDVGTNKYDSSAKKRKPAWTDRILWKIKSPSVGLGAGGCQPSRGILSVSQLCYCSHMEYTVSDHKPVAAIFAVQFASKADKPPVEIYVADEWNRPEQAVVKYKVAAGFHRSSWDWIGLYRVGFRHPKDYVSYVWARSDDGERFIEKQLCAQVLFSEEALPKGKGEYILGYYSNNSSSIAGVTEPFQISMPRSEEGSSPTDSSGSSSEEEDDSTLVLLAPKSRSPSPGKMKRHRSRSPSLAKFQGLILRPSSRDRGTSRSPSPQSRRGLPGDIPTIHLPQEETGHRGAKAKEAGQAAESQEGSLGSFYQTVREQRASRCISADNALARADPRNLGLLPALRLEMIDQALGKQRENAEQGPPCRRVSPTSPPGAPYGTSAKEGSSPWERDSSHRCATGH